ATTAAATCCAGACAGTAATGCGACACTCTGCATGAGAGCTTGTCAAATGGAAAACCGCGTCGATGTACGCCAATAGTCCGTCTGGAGTCCTCAAGTGTTTTGCTGcagtaattttaaaacatttatgttAATAATAATGACAACATAATTTGTATAAGTACTAATATTACTCGACAAGAATGTTACCGGATATCTGTCAGCTGCGACTGTATAACTTTGTCGACCTTCGTCCAGACTGTGTCCAGAGCACCGGTGCTAGAGTTGAGCCACTGCTTAAGCTGAGCATGTGCGCTCTCGACTCTACATGTGGTGGTGTTTCCAAAATGTAGGACTAAGTCCGTCCAGCAAGATACGAACTTCTCTCTGTGTCCCAGCCAAGTCCCCTCAATGTACTGTATCAAccgtggaaaacctttaaactGATCTCTGAAGTGCTCCACAGCTATGTTATATTGATCAAAAGTTGGCGCTCCGATAATTTTCTTCCATGTACTATTCTTGAAAATTTCAGCAAACTCTTGGTTTTTCCCACTAATTCTGTACACTCTATCTTCTACGTCCTTATTTATGTGCCACGTACATAGTAGATGAGAAGAACGTGGGAAAACCTCTGACACTGGTCTCATAAGCCCCAATTCTCGATCAGTAAGAATAGCGCTCGGATGAATATGTTCCCCAATCAAACACCTGCATTATTGCCCGATGATTTAATaagtaatttgaatttgaatatcattaaaatatcaaataacataattataattaaatacctcAGTCTCTCCAATACCCATCTGTAGCTCCCTTCAGTCTCATccttcataattgcatatgcaattatgaagtTCTTGTTGCAAGGAGTCATTCcaataatctcaaaaaaggCAGCTTGTACTTGTTCGTCTTGTACGTGGAGTCCATGCCGATGATCCAGTAGTACGTACAAAGTAGTCTCACTGAATCAGGATGAGCCATGAAAATATGGGTCAACACACCTGTATCCTCCTCAGCAAGAGTCCAGTGTACATAATCATTTTGCTGAGCCATGTGATAAAATTGCCCAACCACATCTCTACCCTCAAAGCTAGACTTTCTCAAAGTCTCTCTATAGTTGTACACTTGCTTTATTGTAGGGTTGTCAGATggtactttttcttttaaagctGCCATGATAGAACACGGCTTCGCTTGTGCCGCACTCATATCTCGCACAATTTCTTTTGCCTCGCCACTCAGCCCACTCATCTGACGGTATCCTTCAGGATACACAGCTAGAGCATGGTTGTGTGTACTCGAAATACCAGGATCTGTAAGTATAAACCATGCAGTCTTTCCTAATttgacaataattttaaatttgcacTTACACGCTTTTGTCTTCGTATTTTTCCGTACGAAGGAATCAGAATCTGTGAAT
This region of Mercurialis annua linkage group LG1-X, ddMerAnnu1.2, whole genome shotgun sequence genomic DNA includes:
- the LOC126671555 gene encoding protein FAR-RED ELONGATED HYPOCOTYL 3-like gives rise to the protein MTPCNKNFIIAYAIMKDETEGSYRWVLERLRCLIGEHIHPSAILTDRELGLMRPVSEVFPRSSHLLCTWHINKDVEDRVYRISGKNQEFAEIFKNSTWKKIIGAPTFDQYNIAVEHFRDQFKGFPRLIQYIEGTWLGHREKFVSCWTDLVLHFGNTTTCRVESAHAQLKQWLNSSTGALDTVWTKVDKVIQSQLTDIRKTLEDSRRTIGVHRRGFPFDKLSCRVSHYCLDLISKELRRMRELSTDVYDRCGCVVRSTHQIPCACELRAVVDSGITHHFH